The following nucleotide sequence is from Synergistaceae bacterium.
TCTATCGCTTTCTAATCTTCTTCCAAAGGATAACAGATCTCGTAACCAGCGTCACGAACGAGGGTGTTCTTTTTGAAAAGCTCCAGGTCATGCCGCACCATCCGTTGCGCCAACCCTTCGAAAGAGACTTTCCGCTTCCAACCTAACAGGCGCTCCGCCTTCGAGGGGTCGCCTAAAAGCAAGTCTACCTCCGTCGGCCGGAAGTAACGGGAGTCCACCTCGACGAGAGAGCGCCCGGTGTGGACGTCAATGCCCTTTTCATCAAGCCCATCTCCGCGCCATTCTAGTTCGATTCCCGCCTCTCGAAAGGCCAGGGTGGCGAACTCGCGCACCGAATGGGTTTCGCCCGTTGCGATCACGAAGTCGTCGGGCTTTTCGTGCCGCAACACGAGCCACATGGCCTCGACGTAGTCCTCCGCGTGACCCCAATCGCGTTTGGCGCTCAAGTTCCCCAGCCATGTTTTCTCCTGGAGCCCCAGAGCGATGCGGGCCGCCGCGCGCGTAATCTTTCGAGTCACGAAGGTCTCTCCCCGAAGCTCCGACTCGTGGTTGAAGAGAATGCCGTTGGACGCGAATAGTCCGTAGGCTTCGCGATAGTTCACCGTGATCCAGTAGGCGTACAGCTTGGCCGCGGCGTAGGGACTGCGGGGATAGAAAGGGGTCGTTTCCTTTTGGGGCGTTTCCTGGACCTTCCCGTAGAGTTCGCTGGTCGAGGCTTGGTAAAAGCGGGTTCGCTTTTCGAGCCCCAGAATACGCAACGCCTCCAAAATACGCAACGTCCCCACCGCGTCCGAGTTGGCCGTGTATTCGGGCGTCTCGAAGGAGACCTTCACGTGACTTTGAGCCGCCAAGTTGTAGATCTCATCGGGCTGTACTTGTTGGATGATCCGTATCAGATTACTGGAGTCGGTAAGGTCTCCATAGTGGAGAATCAGTTTCGGATCATCTTCATGCAGGTCCTCATAAAGACGATCGATACGCGCCGTGTTGAAAAGCGAACTACGCCGCTTGATTCCATGGACGCGATAGCCTTTTTTCAAAAGGAACGAGGTCAGGTAAGCCCCATCCTGCCCAGTAACGCCGGTGATTAACGCCGTGTTCATCAATAACGAGCCTCCCATTTTCGCGTTTTATCGTACATCTCCGCTAGTCCCGCCTCCAGGGAGTAAAATGGCGTGTAGCCCAAAAGAGAACGCGCTCGCTGGATAGAGGCCGCGGAATGCGTGATATCGCCAGCGCGAGGCGCCTCGTGAACGAGAGAACACTTTGAATCTGGAGCCACCTTGCGCTTCAGCAACTCAAAAAGTTCGTTCAGCGTGACGCTTTCGCCACAGGCAATATTGTAGACCTTGCCCACCGCTTGTCTATTTTCGACCGTAGCCGCCAAAATATTAGCCTGCGCGACGTTCTTGACATAGCAAAAATCTCGCGTGTTTTCCCCGTCGCCGTAGATTGTCACAGGCAGGTCCCGTTCCAGCGCGTACAACCATCGTGGGATCACCGCCGCGTAAGGGCCGTTGGGGTCTTGTCGTGGGCCGAACACGTTAAAGTAACGTAGTCCCACGCATTCGAGCCCATAAATACTTCCCCAGGTCTCGGCGTAGAACTCGTCGATTCTTTTCGTGACGGCGTAGGGAGACAAAACGTCGTTTGCGGCCGCCGCTTCCTCTCGAAGCGGTAAATTCGGTTCGTTGCCGTAGACGGCGCTAGAGGAGGCGTAGATGAGACGCCGGGCGTTACGCTTCTTGGCCGCCTGCAACACGTTAAAAAAACCTTCGACGTTATTGGCGTGGGCGGCGGTGGGGTTGGCTACGGAAGCCGGGACGGAGACGAACGCCGCGTGATGCAGAATGAAATCAATCCCCTCACAAGCTGAGTCGCAGAGTTTTTTATCCCGAATGTCTCCGCGGATAAACTCGAAGTGCGCGCCCTCGCTCATTTGGGTTTGGACGGCTTCGACGTTGCGCTCGAACCCTGAACTGAAATTGTCCAGTCCCACAACAGCCTGTCCGATGGACAAGAGCGCCTCCACCAAGTGAGAACCGATAAAACCGGCCGCTCCCGTCACCAGCCAGCGATATTTTTTTCCCGCTTTCCCCGCGGCGGCGTTCGCTATGAAAGCGTCGTGAGATTTTTCCCTCATGTTCGTTTCCTCGCTTCTTCCGTTCATCAAATCTCAAATCTTAATTATCAAATCTTAATTCTCAAAAAGCCGAGTGTCGCCATTTTCGCGATAAGAGCGCAAAGCTGCCTCCGCCGAAACGATACCCTTTAGGAGGGATCGAACGTCACAACTGCGCGCACGGAACAACAGTTTCAGAGCCGCGCCCCACATAAAGAGCTTGAAGGCTATTTTCAAGCTCCAAAGCCTCGGCCCTTTGACGTCGTCGTAAAGCGCTTCGAACAATAGGTGAAAATTGTACCATTTAGAGGCTGCCATGTTTTTGATATCGAGGCGCGCCGACCCCACCGCGTAATGGTAAAAATACCCGCGCAAGCTGTTGATGACGCGCCTTCGCTTTTTTTTGAAGATAAAAAAGGAAAACGCGAAGTCCTCGCCAAGGGCGTATCCCCCAAAACGCTGAAACTCCTCCGGGAAAAAAACGCGGCAATCTTTAAAAACAGCGACGTCGATCGCCATGCCGCCGCCGCTGGCCCACTCCACGTTGTGGCCTCTCGGCTCCTCGTTTCCACCGTAATTATAGAGGAAAGAAGTCGCTCCATGCCGATTCATTCGCAAAAGGCGTTTGAAACGTTGAATGATTTTCGAACGAAACGAAGGCGGAACCAAGGGCTTCATAGGAATATTGACGATCGACACATCTTTTTCTCGAAAGGACGCGACTACACCCGCTAGCGCGTCCTTCGAAAGCGCGCTGTCGTCGTCCATGAAAACCACGTAACGCATGGTTAGATAGGTCTTCAAGATATAGCGCGTCGCGTCGTTACGCTGCGAGGACAATCCAACTCGTGGAGCTTTGAAATAGAGGAGTCCGAAGTCCCAAGAGCGGCTTTCGACGACACTCCGTGTCGAGTCGTCATCACTGGCGTCCCAGACAACACACACGAAATCTCGAAACGACGAACGCTGGAGGCTCGACAGAGCGTATTGTTCCACCGCCGCGCTGCGGTTTTTAGTGGGAATTACCACCGCAACAAGAGGCGTTTCGTTTGATTGCTCACTTAAGTTCTCATTCAAGAAGTCCCGTTCTTCAATCATGTTTTCAATCATGTTTTCAACCATATTTGCAATCATGTTTCCAATCATGTTTTTCCAACGCACTCCAAATATCCTCCAAAGATCCCACGTAGGTTCCCAACAGCTCGACTTGTAAAATATGTCTGTCTCGGTAACGGGAGTAGATTCCGTAGGTGCCTGAAACGTCCAAGGCCTTGCGTCCCCAAAACTTCAACTCCAGCCTCAACGCTTTCTTTACGGCAGACATGAAATCCAAGTATCGAAAATAAACTTTCTGGTTCTCCCGCAGTAGTCGTCTCGACGGCGTGGAGGACAGCCCCGAATTTGCAAACGCCGTCAAAACTCTGTCGATGGGGCAAAAACGTTCTCCTTCCAAGTAAAGGCGTAACAAAAAATCCCAATCGCCGACAATGCTATAATTATTGTCGAATAAACCGTAT
It contains:
- the gmd gene encoding GDP-mannose 4,6-dehydratase, with protein sequence MNTALITGVTGQDGAYLTSFLLKKGYRVHGIKRRSSLFNTARIDRLYEDLHEDDPKLILHYGDLTDSSNLIRIIQQVQPDEIYNLAAQSHVKVSFETPEYTANSDAVGTLRILEALRILGLEKRTRFYQASTSELYGKVQETPQKETTPFYPRSPYAAAKLYAYWITVNYREAYGLFASNGILFNHESELRGETFVTRKITRAAARIALGLQEKTWLGNLSAKRDWGHAEDYVEAMWLVLRHEKPDDFVIATGETHSVREFATLAFREAGIELEWRGDGLDEKGIDVHTGRSLVEVDSRYFRPTEVDLLLGDPSKAERLLGWKRKVSFEGLAQRMVRHDLELFKKNTLVRDAGYEICYPLEED
- a CDS encoding SDR family oxidoreductase, producing MNGRSEETNMREKSHDAFIANAAAGKAGKKYRWLVTGAAGFIGSHLVEALLSIGQAVVGLDNFSSGFERNVEAVQTQMSEGAHFEFIRGDIRDKKLCDSACEGIDFILHHAAFVSVPASVANPTAAHANNVEGFFNVLQAAKKRNARRLIYASSSAVYGNEPNLPLREEAAAANDVLSPYAVTKRIDEFYAETWGSIYGLECVGLRYFNVFGPRQDPNGPYAAVIPRWLYALERDLPVTIYGDGENTRDFCYVKNVAQANILAATVENRQAVGKVYNIACGESVTLNELFELLKRKVAPDSKCSLVHEAPRAGDITHSAASIQRARSLLGYTPFYSLEAGLAEMYDKTRKWEARY
- a CDS encoding glycosyltransferase, which codes for MIENMIEERDFLNENLSEQSNETPLVAVVIPTKNRSAAVEQYALSSLQRSSFRDFVCVVWDASDDDSTRSVVESRSWDFGLLYFKAPRVGLSSQRNDATRYILKTYLTMRYVVFMDDDSALSKDALAGVVASFREKDVSIVNIPMKPLVPPSFRSKIIQRFKRLLRMNRHGATSFLYNYGGNEEPRGHNVEWASGGGMAIDVAVFKDCRVFFPEEFQRFGGYALGEDFAFSFFIFKKKRRRVINSLRGYFYHYAVGSARLDIKNMAASKWYNFHLLFEALYDDVKGPRLWSLKIAFKLFMWGAALKLLFRARSCDVRSLLKGIVSAEAALRSYRENGDTRLFEN